The Streptomyces sp. NBC_00162 sequence TAGATCTCGGTGAAGACGCGCAGCGCCGAGATGGCGGAGAGGGTGCCGACCAGCAGCATCATCGGCTTCACCTGGGGGATTGTGATACTGAAGAAGCGGCGGACGGGGCCGGCGCCGTCGAGGGCGGCCGCCTCGTAGAGGGAGGCGGGGACGTTCCCGAGGGCCGCCAGGTAGAAGACCATGTAGTAACCGAGGCCCTTCCACACGGTCACGATCATCGCGGAGACCAGCAGCATCGTGCTGTCGGTCAGGAACGGGACGGGTTCGGAGACGATCCTCAGCCGCTGGAAGACAGTGTTGACCAGGCCGTCGCTGCGCAGAACCCACTGCCAGATCAGGCCGACGACCACGGCCGAGGCGATCACCGGGGTGTAGAACGCGGAGCGGAAGAAGCCGATGCCGGGGACCTTGGTGAGGACGAGGACGGCGAGGGCCAGCGGCAGCAGGACGAGGCAGGGCACGACGACCGCGAGGTACAGCACGCTGTTGCCGGTCGCGGTCCAGAAGTCGGGGTCGGCGAAGGCGCGGGTGTAGTTGCCGAAGCCGACGAAAGTACCGCCGCGCAGGATCTGGGAGTCCGTGAAGGAGAGGATGACGGTGTTGACGAACGGCCAGAGGCTGAACAGCGTCACCATGAGCAGGCCGGGGGCGAGGAAGAGGTACGGGGTCCACCAGGCGCGGTGGCGCACCCTTGTCCCTGTTTCCGTCCCGGTCCCGGCCCTGGTCCCGGTCTCCTTGGCCCGCTTCCCCTGCCCGGCCCGCACGCGGGTCACTTCCGGGCCGCGTCTGCGAGCAGCTTGTTGGCCTCCTCCTGGGCCTTCCTGACCGCCGTACGGGGGTCCTGTTCGCCCTTGATGGCCTTCTGCATCTCGCGTACGACGGCGTCGCCGACCTGACTGGTCCACTGGACGGGGGTGTTGGCGTCGAGCTGGGCGGTCTTCAGCTGCTCGGCGCCGACGGCGCGGGCGAGGGTCTCGGCGTCCTTGCCGTCGCCCTTGTCCGCGAAGTAGGGGTCGGCGAGGCCCTGGGCGTTCGACGGATAGATGGTGGCCTTCTTGGAGAACGCCACCTGGTTGGGGCCGTTGGTGACCCACTTGGCGAACTCGGTCGCCGCGTCGAGGTGCTTGGTGTCCTTCTTGATGCCGAGGGACTGTGCGTAGATGCCGATGTGCCCGAGGGTGCCCGTGACGGCTCCCGCGACCTGGGTGTTCGCGTACACCTGCGGGGCGTTCTGCTTGATGTCCTTGACGAACCCCGGGGAGCCGGGGCCGAAGACGAGCTTCCCGCTGCCGTAGAGCTGGTTGATGTCGTCGGACTTGAGGAGGGACTCCTTGGGCATCGCGCCCTTGGCGTACAGGTCCTTCATCCGCTCCACCCACGCGACGGCCCGGTCGGTGTCGAAGGTGAAACGTTCCCCCTTGGCGTCGAGGACCGGGACGCCCATCTTCTGCCAGTCCCCGGGCAGCCGGCCCTTCGGGTCGGCCATGAAGGCGGCGGTGCGGCCGCCGGAGGTGGCGGCGATCCGCTCGGCGTAGTCGAAGAACTGCTCCACGCTGGCGGGCGGCTTGGCCGGGTCCAGGCCGGCCTTCTCGAAGAGCTCCTTGTTGTACGTGAGGATCTCCGGGGTCACGTACCAGGGGTAGGCGTACACGCCGTCGCCCTTGCCCGGGAGCTTGAACTGCTCCCAGGCGCCCGGCACGTACTCCTTGGCCAGCGCGCCGTCGAGCTTGGCGACGTCGGCGAGCATGCCGCGGTCGCCGAGGAGCTGGAAGGAGTCGGTGGACAGGTTGACCACGTCCGGCAGGGCGCCGGCCTGGGCGTCCGCGACGAGCTTCTCGTTGTAGCCGTCGCCCGGGACGTCCTCCCACTTGACCTTCACGTCGGGGTACTTCGCCTCGAACCCGTCGATCACGCCCTGTACGTACGCCGTGAAGACCGGCTTCAACTGGAGCGTGCGGAAGGTGATCTCACCCGCCACTCTGCCCGTCCTCTCCGCCTCCTCCACCTCCCCCGAGCCGCCGCTTAACCCACACGCGCCGGTCGAGAGGAGGGCGCCGGCCACCAGCACGGCAACGGCCATACGGGTCAGCTTCGAACAGGTCGGGGCCGAACGGGTCATCGTCGCCGCCTTCGCAGAAGTCCGGCCTCATTGCCGGAGGCGGTGCCCACGGTCGTCCGAAATCAAGACCTCGTCAATGAGGCAGAGGTCCCCGTGGCCGGTGACACCCTGGTCCCGAATGCGGGGACCGGGCCGCGGAGGCCCCGAAAGGCCTCCACGGCGCCCAGGTCGACCTGCACTAATGCGCTTTAGTCCAAAGGCGGTTGACGGTGGTATCGATTCGATAACGAAGCTGACTCTCCGGCAGCATCCGACGCTTTATGGCCGGTTCACGAGGCTGCGTCACTAATGCGGTTTACTTCATGGGGTACTCGGCCTTCTCCGCGAGCTTGCCGTCCTTGAAGCAGAAGCGGAGCACGGTCTCCTTGCCGTTCTTGGGATCGGCGCTGGATATGTACCAGGAGCAGACGCCGCCCTCGGGCTCGGCCGGGCCGCCGTCCTTGAGGGCGCCCTTGACGAACGAGTCGCCCGACGGGAGCTTGGCGCGGACCTCGCTCTCCGCGTCGCCGGTCTTCACCGCCTCGTAGACCTTGGGGTCGACCAGGGTCTTGTCGGCCACGTCGAGGACCTTCCCCATGCCGAAGACGGCCAGCACGGCGAGGCCGACGCCCAGCACCAGCGCCACCCCGCAGCCGATCAGACAACCCTTGCGCTGTGCCACGCCCGTTCCTCCGTGTGTGTGTCCGTGTCGTTCCGTGTCCGGCGGCGGTCGCCCGGACACTCCGACCTTCGCAAAGGGAGAGGGCTCGGGGCTGTCCTCGAAAGTCGCCGGCTGCCGCGACGATCGTCGTTCGAGGTCGGACCCCTGGCCCCGGGTATACATGGAGGAGATCGACTTTTCGGGCATAACGAGAGGAAATCACCGTGAGTGAGCAGCCCATCGAGCCTCTGATCGTCGTCGGCGTGGACGGTTCGAACCATTCCAAGGAGGCCCTGCGATGGGCGGTGGAGCAGGCCCGGATGGTGGGCGGCCGGGTGCACGCCGTCATGGCCTGGGAGTGGAACCGCAATCCGTTCGCCATCGGCTCGGCGGCCGCGCAGGTCGCCGAGGACGAGGTGCTCACGGCCGAGGAGGCGGCCCGCCGGAAGCTCGCGGACACCGTCGCCACGACCGTCGGGACCTCGCCCGGTGTGCCGGTGTTCCGGCGTGTCGAACAGGGTTCCCCCGCCCAGGTCCTGGTCGACGCGGCGAAGGAGGCGGACCTGACGGTGGTCGGGACCCGCGGGTACGGCGGATTCAAGGGCGCCCTGCTGGGATCGGTGAGCCAGCAGGTGGTGCAGTACGCCGCCAGTACGGTCGTCGTCGTCCGCGAGGGCGCGGACGACGAGGACTGATGGCGCTCGGGGTCAGTGCGCGAGGTCGCCGGGGTCCGTGTTGGCCCCGCAGAGGATGACGGCGACCCGCTCGCCCAGCGGCTCCGGCGCGCCGCGCAGGGCCGCCAGGGCGGTGGCC is a genomic window containing:
- a CDS encoding carbohydrate ABC transporter permease, which encodes MRHRAWWTPYLFLAPGLLMVTLFSLWPFVNTVILSFTDSQILRGGTFVGFGNYTRAFADPDFWTATGNSVLYLAVVVPCLVLLPLALAVLVLTKVPGIGFFRSAFYTPVIASAVVVGLIWQWVLRSDGLVNTVFQRLRIVSEPVPFLTDSTMLLVSAMIVTVWKGLGYYMVFYLAALGNVPASLYEAAALDGAGPVRRFFSITIPQVKPMMLLVGTLSAISALRVFTEIYILGGESGGPGGGARTLPFLIRQVGLGFSGETGYASAISILLFLLTLVFSLLGRRLSKGDES
- a CDS encoding ABC transporter substrate-binding protein, which gives rise to MTRSAPTCSKLTRMAVAVLVAGALLSTGACGLSGGSGEVEEAERTGRVAGEITFRTLQLKPVFTAYVQGVIDGFEAKYPDVKVKWEDVPGDGYNEKLVADAQAGALPDVVNLSTDSFQLLGDRGMLADVAKLDGALAKEYVPGAWEQFKLPGKGDGVYAYPWYVTPEILTYNKELFEKAGLDPAKPPASVEQFFDYAERIAATSGGRTAAFMADPKGRLPGDWQKMGVPVLDAKGERFTFDTDRAVAWVERMKDLYAKGAMPKESLLKSDDINQLYGSGKLVFGPGSPGFVKDIKQNAPQVYANTQVAGAVTGTLGHIGIYAQSLGIKKDTKHLDAATEFAKWVTNGPNQVAFSKKATIYPSNAQGLADPYFADKGDGKDAETLARAVGAEQLKTAQLDANTPVQWTSQVGDAVVREMQKAIKGEQDPRTAVRKAQEEANKLLADAARK
- a CDS encoding universal stress protein, producing MSEQPIEPLIVVGVDGSNHSKEALRWAVEQARMVGGRVHAVMAWEWNRNPFAIGSAAAQVAEDEVLTAEEAARRKLADTVATTVGTSPGVPVFRRVEQGSPAQVLVDAAKEADLTVVGTRGYGGFKGALLGSVSQQVVQYAASTVVVVREGADDED